The genomic region AAATTAAAAACAGTAACCGAACCCGACAAAGCCACGTCGGGCGATTCGGAGAGACGCAAATGGGGGATTCGCGTCTCTACCGAACGCTTATTATCTTACCCTGTCAGTTTCAGATCATGACTGAGCGGAAAACGTGTTCTGAGTGTTCCACACACGTACCTCCGAGCCGCAATCGCTGCGCATCCTGTCGCCGAAAGGCCAGCCTTTCCGATTCGGCGAGCAGCCCAGACGTCGCTATCGATGGATCGATCAGACGGGAGAACGCGGCGGGTTCGGAATCTCGGTCAGGACGGAATCTTGGTCGCTTCGTTCCATCACTCAGCCTTCACGCGGTGCTCGTGAGAATCCGATCCCTCTTTTCGACCGGCTTGATGCTCATTTCACTCGGCGTCATCGTGATCGGCATCTATCTGATGGCTGTTGGCCGACGAACGACCGCTGTCGCCACCGAGATGTCGCTTCACGGGACTACCGTCCCCGAACTCGAGGTCGGCGGTCTCTACTTCCGGCCCGACGAGGTCGTGTCTCTGATCGGCGTCGGCTTGTTCATGCTCGGTGCCACGGTGATCGTGAAGATGACGTTCGGAAAATCCACGCACTTGGCTCCGTTCTGAGTCCGTTTACTTTCGCTCCGCGTGGGTCCGTTTTATTGAGTGTCCGTTACGATGACTGGTTATGATTGAAGACGCGCGGGCGCTTGAGGTTCGGCACGTCCCCCAGGATCTCGAGCACCGCGACGGGCAGATCGACACGCTGGCCGCCGAGTTGCGGCCGATCGAGAAGGGGTTGTCGGGCGACCATACCTTTATTTTCGGCCCCAGCGGCTCAGGGAAGACGACGCTCGCGCAGTTTGCCTCGCGCCAGCTCACCGAGGAAGCCATCGACGTGCGATCGGCATATCACAACTGCATGTCGGCAAGTTCGAAGACCGACGTGCTCCACGGCCTCGTCGACGACGGAGATCTGGCGCGGCACCTCCAGCGCGACGGCGTCCCAGCGAGCCGGTATCTCGACTGTTTTCGCGATGTCGACGGGCACGTCGTCGTGATCCTCGATGAGGTTGACGTCCTGGACGATCCCACGACGCTGATTGCCCTCTCGGAGTTGGGAAACGTGACGATCGTCGCGATCACCATCGATGAAGACGACTTTTTCGCCAGTTCGCAGTTCAACGGGCGCGTCAAGTCGCGGTTTTCGCGCTCGCAGAAGATCCAACTTCGGAAGTATCGTCAACACGAGCTCGAGGACATCCTCTGGGCGCGCGTCGAGGCCGGGCTGAAGCCGGGTGTGGTCGGCGATGGCGTGATCGCTCACATGGCCGATCTGGCCGCCGGTGACGCCCGCGAGGGGGTTATCCTACTGCGCCGAGCGGTGAAACACGTGATTGGCGACGAACGGTCACAGATCACGGTCGCCGACGTCGATGCGGTCGAAGACAGTGCACGCGAGGAGAAACGTCAAGAGCACATCCACGCGCTCGGGACACACAAGCGCCTTCTCTACGATATTATTGAGCGTGCTGGTGAGATCGGCGCGGGTGAGTTGCGCAAGACGTACGAAGAACGGTCGTCAAATCCGAAAGGCGACAGCACTCGCGGAAGGTATTTGGCTGCGCTCGAGGACAAGTACGAGCTGATCGAGTCGTCCGGATCCACCAGAGCGAAAGTGTATCGCGTGACCGGGGCGAGTTAGAAGCCGGGCTTCGGCCCAAGTACGAGCGTGATCGGGCCGTTTGAGTGGGTCTCGACCGTTGGATCGGCGTGTCGCGATTTCTTCTCGGGCATTATCTGCCGCTATGTTCGCACTGGAATATAAACTTCTGCCCGTTTTGCCCATCTTTTGCCCATCGGGGTAGCGCGCTTCTACGTCGTGATTTCGTCTGCGAGCGCGGATTTCCAAGTTATCTGCCCACCGCCGGTGTAGTCTTATCCCCATTCTCGAGTTTCATCAGATCATGTCTGTCAGGACTTCCAACGCGAACGGCGACCGACCGCGGCTGAAGACTGAGCTCGACGACGGCCGCGGCGTCGAGATCGAGATCACCGGAACGGCCACGAACAAACGGCGGATCGATGTCCGCGTCGACGGCGGTCTGAAGTGGGTCTTTGCGGTCCAAGAGGATACCGCCGGGCTCGTCATGGCGCTCAATCAAGAGCACGGCGGCCGCGTTGTCGATGCTGAGATCCCAACCTGGATGGAGCCGCTCCTGCAGCGGCTCGGCCTCGAGGGGATCGCAGAATGAGGTTAGTCTTCGTCGATCTCGAGTTCGTCGGCGCTGATCTCTTCGTCGAGATACCGCCGCCCGAGTTCTGCGAGCGAATAGTATCCGTCGTCTGCCCGGTGGAGAAGGTCGTTTTTCGCAAGAGTGCGACAGCGTTGTCCGACGTAATCGGGGTGGGAGCTGATGTTTCTCCCGATGACCGCAGGAGGAACTTCACGGGCATCCCTGACGTACTCAAGGATTGCGTCATCAGTCGGTTTCATCCATGGTGCCCTCTCCCGCATACCGTTGTCCGGGAGTTGTCATCCTATCAAACCAGGCCATCGACCTTAGTTCCTACGTATATGGGGCTCCTAGAACCTGTATATATCTGGTTGGCGGTCTTCAACTCTGTATATGGCGAGGATTTAAGTCACTGTAGTATACACTCAGAGTCAACGAGAGTTTCACGCGGATCTGACTATCAGTCGGGTCCGGCAGTAAAATGCGGACTGGTGCTGATGACACCGGGTCCGCGCGGCTCTCGTGAATCAGGCACGACAGCCATGTTGGAAGAAACGACCCGGGGTAATCAAAACCTCGACACGGCTCACGCATCGACAACGAGTAACACATTTAGAGACGGCGACGACCTTCCGGACGACGTCGTCGCGACCGTCCTCGAAGAACTGTTCGACGCGTCGTTCGAGATCGACGGCGGGAACCCGGACGCACTGATCGCGAGCGGACACGCTGCGTTCGGCGAGGAGATCGTCGACGACTCCATTGCGCGCATCGATCCTGACGGAGGTGACGCCTGATGGCGCGCGGCGGCTGCCGCAACTGCGGCGCGCGGACAACGAAGCCGCGACTGTGCAAGCAGTGTCAGCGCCTCGAGCGCCAGGGCTTCTTCGCCGATTCCGGGTCGGCGTCGGACAGCCAGTCCCAGACCCAGGAACTCGAGTGCACGGACTGTGGCGAGATCTACCGCGGGACGACCGCAAGTGAGTGTCCGACCTGCGGCGCGACCCGCTGCCGGTACGTCGGCCCGCTGCCCGGCGAAGATAAGGAGATCATCGCCGACGGCGGGATGTCCTGGACGGATCTCACGGGCTTCCAGCGCGACTGCCTCGAGGCGATCGCCCGCGTCGAGCGTGGTGACGAGACCTGTTACGGCCTCGCGATCAAGCGCCGCCTCGAATCCACGCGTGGGGAGGAGATCAACCACGGCCGCCTCTACCCGAATCTGGATACGCTCGTAGATCTGGACTTCGTCGAGAAGTCGACGCTTGACCGGCGGACGAACGAGTATCGGCTGACGGACTCTGCGCGAGCGGTGTTGATCCAGCGCGCCGAGCGTCTTGCTGACGCCGCCGAGCTGCACGCGGTCGGAGGTGGTCAAACGTGAGCGAGTGGATCGCCGACGCCGGGACGACCTGGTGCCCGCGCTGTCAGCGCTACCGAATCAACTGCGCCCATCTTGGAGGGGACAATGTCGGCAGCTGAGGCGAAGCCGGCCGCTGATCGCAAAGCCGAGATCGTCTCAGCTGTCGAGAACCTCGTCGCCGCGGAGGTAACTGATACTGTCGGCGGCGGGGCGCCCTCGACGGCGATCGCCGAAGAGACCGGACTCGCACGCAAGACCGTTGAGAACTACCTGAAACGGCTCCTCGAGGCTGGCCGCGTCGAGCGTGTCTACGGCGTCGGCCCGCACGGTCCGCGATACAACTACTTGCCGGGTGATTCGGAATGAGTTCGCATTTCCTCGGAGTCGTTCGAGATGATGGTGGGCAGGACTTTGCAGACGGTTTCGAGATGCACTGCTGCCATGGTGTAACCCGATTCGTTGCACGGTTCGAAGACACTCCCGAGACAGTCCTCGATGCCGATGTTAACGGTGACTCGGTCACAGTTCAGGGCTGGTCGGATGACGAGTGGTTTTGTGATGATGTAGTCGTCGAACGGATCGATTCGGCACAGGGCGGTGTTGCTGTTCAGTTCCTCGAAGAAAACGGGGTGGAAGCATGACGGCGAGTAACGTCGTTCAGATCACCCTCGAGGGCGACGAAACCGACAACGAACGCGAGCGCCCCGAGACGTTCCTCTGGTGTCCGGAAACCGATCAGTGGGTGCTTCGCTCGCTGCGCTTCGACTGGCCGTACGAGCTGTACGAGTCGCCCGAGGCCCACATCGAGGAGTTGAACGACACGTCCGAACCGGACGACTCCGGCGTCGGCGACGATTCGGACGAGCCCGAACGCGTGGGCGCGTGGTACGACGTCACGATCTCGGTGTCGGTCGACTACCGATTCCGCATCCCCGCCTGGAGCGATCACGAAGCGAAAGACCTCGCGAAAGAGTGGCGGTTGGATGCGAGGCCAGCGGACAGTCACGTCGTCCACACGCAGACGCGTGAGGTCGACGAGATCACAACCGAGGACGTTCCCGAAGACTTCGATCCCTACGGGAGCGAGCTGTTGTACGAGGTGTTCGAA from Halobacteria archaeon AArc-dxtr1 harbors:
- a CDS encoding helix-turn-helix transcriptional regulator translates to MARGGCRNCGARTTKPRLCKQCQRLERQGFFADSGSASDSQSQTQELECTDCGEIYRGTTASECPTCGATRCRYVGPLPGEDKEIIADGGMSWTDLTGFQRDCLEAIARVERGDETCYGLAIKRRLESTRGEEINHGRLYPNLDTLVDLDFVEKSTLDRRTNEYRLTDSARAVLIQRAERLADAAELHAVGGGQT
- a CDS encoding winged helix-turn-helix transcriptional regulator, coding for MSAAEAKPAADRKAEIVSAVENLVAAEVTDTVGGGAPSTAIAEETGLARKTVENYLKRLLEAGRVERVYGVGPHGPRYNYLPGDSE
- a CDS encoding orc1/cdc6 family replication initiation protein, yielding MIEDARALEVRHVPQDLEHRDGQIDTLAAELRPIEKGLSGDHTFIFGPSGSGKTTLAQFASRQLTEEAIDVRSAYHNCMSASSKTDVLHGLVDDGDLARHLQRDGVPASRYLDCFRDVDGHVVVILDEVDVLDDPTTLIALSELGNVTIVAITIDEDDFFASSQFNGRVKSRFSRSQKIQLRKYRQHELEDILWARVEAGLKPGVVGDGVIAHMADLAAGDAREGVILLRRAVKHVIGDERSQITVADVDAVEDSAREEKRQEHIHALGTHKRLLYDIIERAGEIGAGELRKTYEERSSNPKGDSTRGRYLAALEDKYELIESSGSTRAKVYRVTGAS